The genomic region GTGGGCTGCTTTTAACATTTGATGCATTTCCCAttttgaccactaggtgcaTTAAAACTAGGTGGAGTAAATATCTGTCACGTAGCAACTTTTTAAAATCGTTGGATACTCAAAAGAAGTGATTAGTATTTCAAAATGCATGGAGTGATGACTTTATGAACATAAATGTTTGTTGATATAAATGTTGTAGCTCAGCCATACCTGCCCCTGTGGGCGGGCCATTCTGCTCAAATGTGTCGTAAAGGTGCAGTAAGAAATAATTTGCTAGGTTGTTCCATATGAGCTTTATCATTCGGCTGAACTGGGAGAAGACTATGCAACTGGACTAAAGTGTAACCGATCAGTCTTTATCTCACTGTTGCACTATAAATCTGTAGTCTCTGGTCCAGTATCTTCTCTCATTGCTCGGGTCCGTATTCTACCCATCCTTCTTTGTGAATCACCCTCCCCACAGTGCCCTCCCAGTGATATGTGTAGCGGGAGGAGCCTCTGTGGGAAGGGATACAGAAAGAGGGCGGGGTCAGGCATTGGGCGGGGCTTCTCCGGGCCCAGTATTCGCTCCTGTGGCACGCATTCCCTCACTCGTTCTGACCTTCGCAATCTTGCTGAACAGTGGCTACGATGTCTGGCTTCTGCTCTGGCTGCCGAGACCTGCGGAGAGCTTGATAAACAGCCTGGACCCTGTGAAATTCGCAGAATGACTAAATACCAATCAAGCTTGTGACACGATGTAATATTTTTCTGCACACAATTTTTCTTTCGCTTACCTTCTCGTCTCTTTTGCCTTCCTCGTCCTCGCCTTCTTCCTCTGCTTGATGATAGAGGCGGAAACGTGCTGAGTGGAGTTGGAAAGTGAGCTGGGCAGCGATGTCGGTCTGCTTGCGGAGATCGCGGCTAAGCGCAGTGATCTTATGACTGCGCCGCTTCAGCTCCTCCAAAAAGCGACGCTCCTCATCACGCAGTCGGACCTGCAGAGCACTCGCTTGCTCCCCCTTGTGCCGGAGTTTGGCTTTTAGCTCTCCCTGATAGCACACCTGTTCGGCGAGATGATGCTCTGTCTGCAATAAGCGAGCCTGCAGAAACTCCTCCTCAGCTGCTATGTCTGATTAACACATGAAGGTTTGTATAACTGCAACGTTTGAAAACGTTTGCAGAAACACAAGACTACCAATCTGATAAGAAAcatattgttattaaaatattaacattaacattaccataaacatagacagacagacagaccgacagatagatagatatatagatagatagatagatagatagatagatagatagacagacagacagacagacagacagacagatagatagatagatagatagatagatagatagatagatagatagatagatagatagatagatagagatggtATATTAGTGGATATGAAGGGTTATTAAAATAGAACCATTACCCTCTCTGTTTCTTGCAGGAGAACTTTTGCTCAGTTCACAACTCAGATCTACAAAAGAGAAATTAGAAAATTCTCTCGATCATTTAACACCCATGTCTTCTTGCAGCATTTCTATTTTAGTTAAAGCAGCCCCAGTTAGCTTAGTGACAGTGAGTGATACGATTGAACGTGACAGACCATTACATCTTTTCTTCAGGTGACGGATCTCCAGTCGCAGGCCAGTCAGTAGGACCTGATGCTCCTTTTGCAAGAATTTGATGTTCCTCTCGACGCTCTCTACCTGTTGGGCGAGGGTACCGGTATCCATGGACACACAACACGTATCCTAAATCAAGCAAAAACAGGACAAAATGCATATTATATGTATGTGATATTTGACAACAAGGATCTATCAGTGAGCAAACCACAGTCAGTCCACatcttctgtataaatattatGCCTGCTGGTGTGAGGTGATGAGGAATTGCACCAGGTTTTCTCTGAGGTTTATGTAAGACACTGTAACCACAAATGCGGCAAGAGTTTGGATAAGAAACGATTTGCAGTGTAAGCAAAGAGACTAGAGCTCTTACCCTTGGCTTTTTGTGAATGGCAAGCAAAACGTACATGCTGTAATTTGTTTAAAGTATAAATGGTGAAAATAGTTAGGAGTTATTTAATAAAGCATTATTGCTACATAGAAAGattaatgtaaaatgtatttgtCTAATCAAGCCAATTAATTATAGTTCATTTGGCAAATCAAATGTCTTTAGTACATTATCTTTACCTTTAGTACAGTAtcttaaaatttaattaaagtatctttaattttaatacagtatatttcaattttatattttcaattttaatactgtatatattacagtatattataaATCAGTGTCCTTTGTTGAGTAAATGATTTTagttgttattaatattattcactATAAACATTCTTCTGCGATGCAATTAACCTAAATCTTTGGGTTCTAAGCAAAATAACCGGTAAAGTCTTTGGTGTTCTATGGATAAAACAATGGCTTAAGTGTAAGAGGTTTATTTATTGTGATGATGTGAGTGTTGATTTTAGAACTGAAACTCtttacaaatttaaataaatcctaaataaaattaatgaaaagTTAAAAGTTTGTCCTAAAAAGGCAAGAGTATAGCACAAAAATTGTAGTCATTTCAGTACGACTCAGGTTTGTCCTCAGGGCACGGTTGGATCCTGTCCCGTTGAGAACTATAGCTTGTCTGACCAGCTACCAGTTGTAAAAACCCAAGCTGAGCTGGTGGACTATCTTTGCCAGCTGGTAACATCTATGTAATGTTCCGTCATAGACAATTAGGAAATAGcctaattaataataacaaagcTAGAAAATATCTCAACAGCTTGCAAAGTTGGGCTTCCAGTATGACCAGTCTGACCTATGTTTTAGCAGCTGCTCAGATCCCAGCTGGATCATATAAGATCTCATGGTGCAATGCATCATTATTACTCTAAGGGGAATTCCTATAATACCATAAACTGCATGCAGGTTTAAGTTGTTTGCCCAACTAACTAGTGATGATTGATTTGGAACAGTTTCAACCTTGTCGTTTAAGGTTGCTTTACTCAAGCCATGTGAAATTTCCCGTAAACATTTACATCCGGGATCAGCTGGGTATGAGAAGAATATGAAGTGCGCAAGCACCTCAGTCATTAGTAAACATCACCATCTGACCTTTTTGTCCTCAGACCACTTTAATTAATCTGACTCGTAAAAGGAATTGAGGTCGAATCCTCAATGCTGACGTACTTCGAGACCTCCGAGCTGACATTTCTCAAGCTTGACGATGCTGCAGGATACAGCGAGTGCGTAACTGtggtggatgatgatgatgatgtaatctcAAACACGGCACCCCTTTGCAGCAAGCCGAGTTGATGTAAAGTTCACACTTGAACCCGAACTAGTGCAATAATCTATCGAGCAGACAGTTTACAACATCTGACGAACAGCTGTGTGTAAATTTACATAGCGCGTAATCGATTTTACTCACGATCAGGAGAATGAAAGGCGCAGGACGGCTCTCTCCTCCATCACCGCCCGGGCAGGGAAAATTAATCAGGGAAGATACTCTCTGCCATGCTGTCTAACATCAAACATTCATTTAGCCAATGAGCTGGAGGCACAAACCAGGGCGATCTGATCCGATCTGATCTAAACTGACCTCACCGTGTACAGGAAGCTGCCGAAGTGGGTCGCGTCGGTTTTCACTTTCCAAGCCGAACAGCTGTTGCTTCGCGGAAGGATGAAGGATTAGGGCTATAGAGCAGATCCTATGCTCAAATATAGACCcagattattattagattacTTTTTTTGGTGGGTTAGAAATGATGTCCCTGTCCTTTTcattcagcaccatggacagggACAGACTGCTCCCTAGTGGTCACTACTGCGACTAAAAGACATCAATTCATCATTCATCAATTACATCAgcatgtataaaataaaaaactattaaatGTATTCATAACGCTTAACTAACTACCTAATAGACAGATTTTGATTCATCATGCCACACCATATAgctaaatgtttgtggacactcTAACCATAGCCAAACCACATCCCATTCTAGTTGAATATCCCATTccagatatttatatatttttgctgtaataataacctccactcttccagGAAGGCGTTCCATTAGTTTTGAACCATGGCTGTGGGAATTTAACCATTCAACTACAAGAGTAAGGCACTGatggaggtctggggtgcagtcggtgctccagttcatcccaaaggtgttcattggggttgagtcagagtcagggctctgtgtaggtcactcaagttcttccactccttaACCTCTACACCATGCCCTCATgaagctcactttgtgcacagggacatcaTCAAgttggaacaggtttgagcatcttagctccagtgaagggaaattgtaatggtacaacatacaaagacattctatacaagcCTGTGCTTCAAACTttttggcaacagtttggggaagaacccaCATATGGATGTGATTTTCACTGCTACACAGATAAACTGGGCAGTACAGGTCAAGGTTCATtctactaattattattattattattattattattattattattattattattattattattattccccaattgtttcttattttactcaaatgcattattttaaagtaaactcaaaaatatttattttacttatttgttctattttttttttttacattgatttaggtatactgtatatacaatagatagatagatagatagatagatagatagatagatagatagatagatagatagatagatagactatattgccaaatgtggAAATTTGGGACTCCCCTCCAAAtctttgaattcaggtgttgttttcagggcttgggcttgGCCTCCTAGTACCAGTAAAAGGAACTGTTAATGAtccagcataccaagacattttagacagttTCATTCTCccaagagtcctgacctcaacccgatagaacatctttgggatgaattagagcagagactccaaaactgagacgtctgcctttacatgcacatgaatttaatattgaGTTGGCTTGTCCCTTTGCAACTAtatcagcttcaactcttctgggaaggctttccacaaggtttaggagtgtgtttatgggaatttttgaccattcctctaaaaacacatttgtgaggtcaggcactggtgttggacgagaaggtctggctcacagtctccgctctaattcatcccaaaggtgttctatcaggttgaggtcaggactctgtaaagttcctccacaccaaactcgctcatccatgtctttatggaccttgctttgtgcactggtgtgcagtcatgttggaacaggaaggggtcatccccaaactgttcccacaaagttgggagcatgaaattgtccaaaatgtcttggtatgctgaagcattaagagttcctttcaccagaactaaggggtcaagacCAAACccttaaaaacaacacctgaattcaatgatttggatgagtgtcccaaaactttgggcaatatagatagatatggtttaattagatatttattggaaaataatttaGGTATAAAGACTAAACctttattctttatataaaTGATATTCTATCATGAAACATTTCAAGAGCCAAACTAAAGACATACATAATTTGCCTCATAATCATAGACAGGCATATATATTCGTAAACATAAACAGCGACACAGACACAGGTCTCAACATGGAAGTGAATCTGAAGGAACAACAAATATCTGGAATATGGGAAACTACAACTGAgaaacagtaaataaatgagACTTTGCAACCAGACAAAGGAAGATAATGTAGAGGTATATAATTTGGTATTAGTCAAGGGACGAACATAGAAATGGAGCAACGATTAAGCAACAGACCAATGTTGGGAGACAAAACACAGGCATATGGCAATGCAAAAATGGCAAAAATGACATAGAGTGAAttgcaaatgaaagaaaaatgcagCACCTGTTGTGCTTTGAATCATGTAATGCACTGAGATGCAAACTGCTTAAACATATCAAAATAATGAAGTTCTATATAAAGATTTCTGACCAGAATATTGATACTGAATACTGATAATAAgctttaaaaaatctatttcttttttcaaatGATACACTTCACAGTTTGACTCTTCAACACAAAAAGCACAAACGTCTCTTACTATGTAAatattttcctttctcttctccaaaaataaaacttattttCCAAATCTAATTCTAATCTTTTGCCTTTTTGTGTTACGGGATACAATATCTGATATGCTTTCTTCAATATCTGAGCCAccatttgttttctttgctgattatattaataaactgtTATTTACTGCTATCTACAATCTATTTTTACATTATAGTCTGCAAACAGTTTAGATGTAAATTATGTAATTATTGCAGTATTAAATTAGCTATTACTATAGAAAATCT from Hemibagrus wyckioides isolate EC202008001 linkage group LG18, SWU_Hwy_1.0, whole genome shotgun sequence harbors:
- the ccdc92bb gene encoding LOW QUALITY PROTEIN: coiled-coil domain-containing protein 92 (The sequence of the model RefSeq protein was modified relative to this genomic sequence to represent the inferred CDS: deleted 2 bases in 1 codon) gives rise to the protein MFDVRQHGREYLPINFPCPGGDGGESRPAPFILLIDTCCVSMDTGTLAQQVESVERNIKFLQKEHQVLLTGLRLEIRHLKKRCNDLSCELSKSSPARNREDIAAEEEFLQARLLQTEHHLAEQVCYQGELKAKLRHKGEQASALQVRLRDEERRFLEELKRRSHKITALSRDLRKQTDIAAQLTFQLHSARFRLYHQAEEEGEDEEGKRDEKGPGCLSSSPQVSAARAEARHRSHCSARLRRSERVRECVPQERILGPEKPRPMPDPALFLYPFPQRLLPLHISLGGHCGEGDSQRRMGRIRTRAMREDTGPETTDL